A genomic window from Streptomyces mirabilis includes:
- a CDS encoding carboxylesterase/lipase family protein: protein MAVDAVDSASRRHDPVVTTPYGAVCGRYEDGVAVFRGVPYAAPPFGARRFRPPVPPEPWDGVRDAGEFGPTPPKPPYSEAFARLLADPVVAGDDCLNLNVWTPEPGPGAGLPVMVWIHGGALTRGSSAVPVYDGQAFARDGVVLVSINYRLGVEGYGLFPDAPPNAGLRDQLAALEWVRESIARFGGDPDRVTVFGESAGAISIGALLASPRAQGLFRRAVLQSGPPEASERDKVRRMVRRMATRLKVPATARAFAAVDRALLLRTQADVARLGSPVLGGPAFGIVVDGDLVPRHPMEALLAGGASDVELLLGWTSEEYRLWLAPGGLLERVDRLGPVALAGAMARCRCGHEVPRGYRAIHPGAGTADLVGQMVTDHLLRVPLHRLADARPPRTPAYVYEFAWPSNVPGLGACHALELGFVFDTVEVPQAAQLAGPGAPQELADAMHSAWVRFAVEGDPGWQAWDASHPVRIFGAGAPHTVLGPRDRELALWDAESGRPGAPLSSPESSPSPRPRRPRRVMAVRPSSWPPLPPRAGGGRSLP from the coding sequence ATGGCGGTGGACGCGGTGGACTCGGCTTCACGGAGGCACGACCCGGTGGTCACCACTCCCTACGGAGCGGTGTGCGGCCGGTACGAGGACGGGGTCGCCGTCTTCCGCGGCGTCCCCTACGCGGCCCCGCCGTTCGGCGCCCGCCGCTTCCGGCCACCCGTCCCGCCCGAGCCCTGGGACGGTGTGCGTGACGCGGGGGAGTTCGGGCCGACGCCGCCCAAGCCCCCATACTCCGAGGCGTTCGCGCGGCTCCTCGCCGACCCCGTGGTCGCCGGTGACGACTGCCTCAACCTGAACGTCTGGACACCGGAGCCCGGCCCCGGGGCCGGGCTGCCCGTCATGGTGTGGATCCACGGCGGCGCGCTGACCCGCGGCTCGTCGGCCGTGCCCGTCTACGACGGCCAGGCCTTCGCACGCGACGGTGTCGTCCTCGTCTCGATCAACTACCGGCTGGGTGTGGAGGGTTACGGCCTCTTCCCGGACGCGCCGCCCAACGCCGGGTTGCGCGACCAGCTCGCCGCGCTGGAGTGGGTGCGGGAGTCGATCGCGCGGTTCGGCGGCGACCCGGACCGGGTGACCGTGTTCGGCGAGTCGGCCGGGGCCATCAGCATCGGGGCGCTGCTGGCAAGCCCGCGCGCCCAGGGGCTGTTCCGGCGGGCCGTCCTGCAGAGCGGACCGCCGGAGGCGAGCGAGCGCGACAAGGTACGGCGCATGGTGCGCAGGATGGCCACCCGGCTGAAGGTCCCGGCGACGGCGCGGGCGTTCGCCGCCGTGGACCGCGCCCTGCTGCTGCGCACCCAGGCCGACGTGGCCAGGCTCGGCAGCCCGGTCCTCGGCGGGCCCGCCTTCGGGATCGTCGTCGACGGCGACCTCGTCCCGCGCCACCCGATGGAGGCACTCCTCGCGGGCGGCGCGTCCGACGTCGAACTGCTGCTGGGCTGGACCAGCGAGGAGTACCGGCTGTGGCTGGCCCCGGGAGGTCTGCTGGAGCGCGTCGACCGGCTCGGTCCCGTCGCCCTGGCCGGTGCCATGGCCCGCTGCCGCTGCGGCCACGAGGTGCCCCGCGGCTATCGCGCGATCCATCCGGGGGCGGGCACCGCGGACCTCGTCGGGCAGATGGTCACCGACCATCTGCTGCGGGTGCCGCTGCACCGGCTCGCCGATGCCCGTCCGCCGCGGACACCCGCGTACGTCTACGAGTTCGCCTGGCCCTCCAACGTGCCGGGCCTCGGCGCCTGCCACGCCCTGGAGCTCGGCTTCGTCTTCGACACCGTGGAGGTGCCCCAGGCGGCGCAGCTCGCGGGCCCGGGCGCCCCGCAGGAACTCGCCGACGCGATGCACTCGGCGTGGGTGCGGTTCGCGGTCGAGGGCGACCCGGGCTGGCAGGCCTGGGACGCCTCGCACCCGGTGCGGATCTTCGGTGCGGGCGCACCCCACACCGTTCTCGGACCGCGCGACCGTGAACTGGCGCTGTGGGACGCCGAGTCGGGGCGGCCCGGTGCCCCGCTCAGCTCCCCGGAGTCCAGCCCGTCGCCGCGCCCGCGCCGACCCCGCCGGGTCATGGCCGTCAGGCCGAGCTCGTGGCCACCTCTTCCGCCGAGAGCCGGGGGCGGGCGATCGCTGCCCTGA